Within Flavobacterium pisciphilum, the genomic segment GATGTCGTTTAGTTGGTAAACGGCTTTGTACATTAACTTAATTTGTTCTTCTTCCTCATAGTTGTAATCAACTTCCTTTATAAAATGTTGGTGATTTTCAAACTCCACAGTTGCTATCGAACGTTTTGTTTTTCGATATAGTGTAATAGCGGTGTTTAGCGCGACTCGATAGGTCCAAGTAGAAAATTTGCTATCGCCTCTAAATTTTGGATATGCTTTCCATAACTGAATCGTAATTTCCTGAAACAAATCTTTGTGAGCATCTTGGTTAGCAGTATATAATCTACAAATTTTGTGGATTATATTCTGGTTTGCCTGCAATTGCACAACAAATGAATGTTCTAAATTATCGCTCATATTACATTAGTGTCGACAACACCGATTTTGTTACAAGTACTTCTTTTTATTTGTGATTTTTAGATCAATTTTTTTTAATAGAATTCCCTAGCCCTTTTTTAGTATAGATTTTTGTAAACCTGTAATGGAATTTCTTGACAAAAATAATTTTACTTTCATTAGTGCTACCTTATAAATTTATGTTTTTTAGTTTTATTTCTTAACAAATGAGAAAAGAATTAAAGTAAAAATAACAATTTAAATCTTTACAGATTCTTATAAATTGTAAGAATAGTTATAATTTTACTTTTTAATAGGTTTGTAATTAAGTGACGAATAGTGATATATGCAAATTATAAGGACTGTGATTATAATTTGCTTAATTTATTTTGGTAGTGGTGCATTTACTTTTGTTTGTTGATTTTTGAAGAAAGCATATTGTTTACCTTAAATAGAGCCTCTAACTATTTTCTAATTGCGAAACACATTTGAATATTTGCCATATAAATAAAAATGATGTTAAAAAAAATTTCTGATATCTATCCTAAGCTTGGAGATGTTATGCTTAATTACAAAGAGTTCTGGTCAGAAATGGATTTCCCTCCTAAACAAACGGTATTGAAAGAAGGAGATATCTCTACTATGTTATATTTTGTCTTAAAAGGAAGTATGCGGCTTTCTAATAACAATAATGGTGATGAAATAACGATTCAATTCTTTTTTGAAAATGATTTTGTCACTTCTTTTGAGAGTTTTTTTAAAGATACTCCCAGCTTTTTTAGTTTAGATACAATTGAACAATGTACTGTTTTAGCAATTAGGAAAGAACACTGGAAAATTATCATGGATGAGAATCCTTGTTTAAAAGATTCATTTTTTGATTTTACTTCAGATAGATTTATAAATTATATTCATCATTTTTTGTCTTATATAAAAGAGAAGCCAGAAGAGCGTTATAAAAATTTATTGAAAAATAAATCGCATATATTACAGCGTGTTCCTTTGCAATATATTGCTTCTTATTTAGGGATTACTACAGTGTCTTTGAGTCGAATTAGAGCAAGAAAGAATAAAAATAAATAGGAATAAGTCTATAAAATCAGTTTTTTTAGTAAGGTTTTAATTAACAATTGTTAATTTTTTAAAAGTTAATTAGAGTGAAATTTGCTCAAATCTAAAACCCCAAGAAATGGACAAAAAAATTATTTTATTTAATTTTAAGCCTATACTAGTAGGCAAATTAATCGACCAAAGAAAGCTTAATCAGTACACAAAATTTCTTTATCATCATTTTCAAAATCAACCTGTTTTTTCACTTATTGGAGAAGAGGAAATAGCAACCAGTTTTGAGTTTATTTCCGATCAGGTTAATAAATATTCTATTTCTCCTGAAAATATTAGTCAAAGGCAGATTTTGATTTTTGAAGAAGTAGCGCAGTTTATTGAAAATGAAATGGATAGTGTATCCCATTTAGATTATCAATTTCCTGATAATCTTACCAATGAGTCAGGAGATTTATGTATTCCTAAAATTGGTGACCGTATGCAATGGTTTAAAGAAAAAATGAGCTATGTTTTTGATGAATTTTATTCTAAAACAGACGATGCTCCAGAAAACCTTGTACATGTTACATGTTCGGGTTATGCATCTCCAAGTGTTGCTCAAGAAGCAGTTGTTAAAAGAAAGTGGGAGACTGCCCAAGTAACGCATTCTTATCAAATGGGATGTTACGGTGCTTTTCCAGCAATTCGTACAGCAAGTAGTTTGATAAGTGGAAGTACTACCAATGGGAGAGTTGATGTTGTTCATACAGAATTATTGTCTGCCCATCTTAATCTAACTGAATTTTCTATTTCTAATACAATGATTTGTTCTCTTTTTGCAGATGGATTTATTGGGTATTCTTTACTTGAAGAAGAGTCTTTTATGAATGATGATAGCATAGAAGAGAAAGTAGGATTGCGTATTCTGGCTTCACATGAAGTGATTATACCCGATTCATTAGAAGATATGTCATGGGACTTGGGAGAGTTTAATTTCTTAATGACTCTGTCTAAACGTGTTCCTGTTTTTATTCGTAAAAATATAAAGTCGTTTTTGTCAACGCTTTGTGAAAAGGCTGGAGTAAATCTAGAAGAAGAAAAGTACAATATGCATTTTGCAATTCACCCTGGAGGGCCGAAAATAATTGATTATATAGTTGATGAAATCGGAATTTTCAAAGAACAAGCTGGTTGGTCTTACGAAATATTGCACCGTCAAGGTAATATGTCATCAGCAACAGTGCCTCATATTTTTAATGAAATTATAAATGACCCAACAATAAAACAAGGAACCAAAATTGTGGCAATGGCTTTTGGGCCAGGGCTTACGGCAACGGCTTTGTTAGTTGAGAAAATATAATTTTATTATATGGAAAAAGAATACGATGTAATAATAGCAGGATGTGGCCCTACTGGAGCCACATTTGCTAATTATTTTGGTAAGCAAAATTTAAGAGTTTTGCTCTTTGATAAGGAGTCGGATATTATTGAATATCCTAGAGCGGTACATATTGACGAAGATGTAATAAGAATTTTTCAGGAATTGGGTTTGTATGAGGAAATGAAAAAAGATGCAATAAAACCTTTTGTAAATTATTCATTAGTTTCGAAAAAGGATAAATTACTTTTTCAATTTCAACCCAACTCTAGTATTTCTGAAGATATTCCTGATTGTAGTTGGATTTTGCAGCCTGAAATTGAAAAACATTTGAGGAATGGTTTTTTGCAATATCCAAACGTTACATTTTTAAAAGAAACAACTTGGAGGGATATGAATAAAAAAGAAGATTCTGTTTCTTTAGTATTAATGGATAGTCAAGAGCAATTAATAAAAGTAAAAGCTAAATTTCTTATTGCTTGCGATGGAGGTAAAAGTGCAATTCGAAAACAAATGAATATAGCTGTTCATGATTTCGGATTCAAGAAAGAATGGTTTGTTATTGATACAAATTATAATGGGGAAAATGTTTTTTCTGAAGACCATAAGCAATATTGTGATCCAGATCAACCTATGACTTATGTAAATGGGGTGAAAAACCATTTTAGATGGGAGTTTATGGTTTCTAAAAAGCATGCTGAATTTTCAGATGAAATGTTAGCAAAAACAATGATTCCCAAACTAGCTTCCCATTTTCCGATAGATGATTTTGAAATCATTAGAAAGAAAAAATATGTATTCCATACTTTAGTGGCAAAGGAATGGCGTTCAGGACCTGTTTTCTTGGCAGGAGATGCAGCACATCAGATGCCACCATTTTTGGGACAAGGGATGTGTTCTGGTATCAAAGATGCTAAAAATTTAGCATGGAAGATTGTTAGCGCTTGTACTAGTTTTAATGTAGCTACAAATGAATTGTTGGATTCTTACTATATGGAGCGTGCCCCGCAGGTAGAGAAAATAATTAAATTGGCTGCTATTCTGGGAGGGTTCATTCAATATTCTAATCCTATTTTGGCATCATTTAGGAATGGATTTTTAAAATTACTTAATATTTTACCCAATAAGCCTATTGATGCACTTATAGAAAAGCATCTTTATGGTTTAGAAGTGAAAAACTTTTCAAAATCCCAACATCCTTTGGTAGGTAAACGGATTCCTCAACCGCTTATCGTTTTAAAAAATAAAAGGAAAGTGTATTTTGATGAATTATGTGGATTTCATTGGGTAATATTATTTCGTTCAGATTGTAAAATCATTCCTTTTAATCCTTCTGGAACTTTAAAATACATTCCAGTTGTCGAAAATTTTTCAGAATCTTCAATGGGAATTAAATCGCAATTTTTTGCTAAATGGATGGTTGAGAATAAAGTAGATTTTGTTGTAATTAGGCCAGATAAGTTCATTTTTGATATTGGGAAGGCTAAAGATTATGATAAAGTTATTCGAAATATAGATTCATATATTAATAAAATTAGTGCTAATTAAAGAAAAAACACATGAATTATTTAATCATTTTTAACCATCCCTATAAAGGAAGTTATTGTAATGCTTTACTTAATGCAGTACAAGAGGGACTTAAAACAGCTCAACATTCTATGGATTTAATTCATCTTGATAATGAAGCGTTTAATCCGGTAATGACTGCCGAAGATTTAAAATCTTTTAGAGATAAAAAACCTAGCGATGCACAAGTTATTGCTTATCAGGAACGACTGGAAAAGGCAGATTATCTCGTTTTTATATTTCCAATATGGTGGGAACTGATGCCTGCTTTAATGAAAGGTTTTATTGATAAAGTTATTTTTCCAGGTTTGGCTTATGATTATTCAAATGAAAAGAACACAAGGATGAAACCTTTGTTGAATAATGTAAAAGGAGTTACTGTAATTACAACAATGAATACCCCGAGATACATCTATAAATGGATTTTTGGCAATGCAATTCAAAAAGCATTTATTAGAGGAATATTTTGGAAATTAGGGTATAAAAATAGAAAATGGATTAGTTATAATAGAGTGAAAATGGTGAGCCAAAATAAGCGTGAAAATTGGTTGGAAGAACTAGAAAGAAAATTTTCAAGATTATAATTAAAATTATTTAAAAGAGCTATTTGTTAATCTATAGCTCTTTCTTTTTGTAGTAATTGACCATTAAATCAACAAATTTACTATAACTTTCCATGCCATCTTTTTGTTGATTCATTTTTAGGAAGTTATCATAAAAAATATGAAAACCAGTCTCAATAAAAGTCTCATATTGCTTCCAGAAATCTTGGCTTTCTTTGTAGTTTTTTAGAATTCCAGGATGAACTGTTTTTATTATTTGGTTAAATAATTTTTCATCTTTTACTTGTAGAATCCCTAAACAATAGCGCAAGGCTAAGCTGTAACCAGAATATTGAATGTATAAATCGTCATTTTTTACTGAAGCTAAAAATCCTATAAAATTACATTCATTCTCACTAGCATAGCCCATTTGATGTGCCATTTCATGATTTGTAGTCATAGGAAAACTGTACATTGGACCAAGATCATTTACTTGAGCTTCATTGGTAAATGGATTTAAATAACCACCAAATCCCATATAGGTGAGAGGTAGGCTAAAAAGTGATTTTTTTACACTTGAATGAGAGTAGGTAAAATAAGGGTGGTCAGTTGCGAGATTGTTGTAGCCGTTTAAATTGATTTTAAAAACCTGTTCTTGTGAATAAGGAAAAACAACTTTAAGACTATCGTTTTTAGTTATTAGAGAATGAATAGAATTTGTTTTAGTGATTAATTTTTTTGTGAAATCTAATAAATCAGCATCAGTGTAGTCTTTTTGAATTTTCATTTTTTCAAATAAGGGCACTCGATAGTAATTAAAAGCCCATAGGAAGTGAAATAAAAAATAGAAAATGGAGAGATAGCTTAAAGCGGTCAAGAGATTATCTTTCCATGATAATTTCCATGATTTTCGGCTGATCCAAATCCATTTTAAAAATAATACAATCAAGGCAAAATAAATACAATCGCCTATAGAAAAAGGAATCCAACCAAGTGTAATTCTTGAAAAAGAAGCAATTTTTAAATACAATCCAGTGCTGTAGTATTTTTCAATGAATTCAGGAAAAAAGGGAATGATCTTTAATAGGATGATTTGTAACAGTAAAAATAAGGGAAGGATGTATTTTGATTTCACAGTATAAATTTTGGATACGTAAATATAAATACAATATCAATTGTATCGAAAAAGAATTTAAACTTTGTAACTTTGAAGTTGGAAAATGTTAAACATCAAACAAAACATAATGAGTCAAGAAATAAGAAATTTAGAACCAAAAGCGCTTTGGAATAAGTTTGCTGATTTGAATGCAGTACCACGTCCATCTAAAAAAGAAGAGCGTGTTATTGAGTTCATGAAAAACTTTGGTACTAGTTTAGGATTAGAAACTTTTGAGGATGAAATTCGTAATGTAATTATTCGTAAACCAGCTACTCCAGGAATGGAAAATCGTAAGGCAATTGTTTTACAAGGACACTTGGATATGGTGCATCAAAAAAATGCAGATACGGTTTTTGATTTTGATACACAGGGAATTGACATGTATGTTGATGGGGATTGGGTTCGTGCTAAAGGAACTACACTTGGTGCAGATAATGGACTTGGAGTTGCAACAATAATGGCAATTTTAGAAAGTAAAGATATTCCGCATCCAGCAATTGAAGCTTTGTTTACAATCGACGAAGAAACTGGAATGACAGGAGCTTTAAATCTAAAAGGAGGAATCCTTCAAGGTCAAATTTTATTGAATTTGGATACTGAAGAAGATGACGAAATTGATATAGGTTGTGCAGGAGGAATTGATGTAACAGCTACAAGAACTTATAATGAAGAAGATGTTCCAGAAGGTTCTGTTGGGCATATTATCACTGTAAAAGGTCTTAAAGGAGGTCATTCAGGAATGGATATTCATAAAGGTTTGGGTAATGCCAATAAAATTATGAATCGTTTGTTGTTTGATGCTTTCGAAAATTTCGGATTGCAAGTGGTTGAGATCAACGGAGGAAGTTTGCGTAATGCAATTCCAAGAGAAAGTGTTGCGAAAGTAATCATTTCAGAAATGTTTGATGAAGCTTACATTTTTGATATGCAAGAAATCATCAATGATATTAAAACAGAATATAAAACTACTGAACCAAATCTTACAATAGAAATCGTAAAATGCGATTTACCTAATAAAGTAATGGATTTAGGAGTTCAAGAAGGTATTATTCGTGCTATTTATGCTGCTCATAATGGGGTTTACAGAATGAGTGCAGATATGGCAGACTTAGTTGAAACTTCAAATAATATTGCTCGTGTAATAGTAAAAGATGGTGAAATTAAGATTGGATGTTTAACACGTTCTTCTGTAGAAACTTCTAAATTTGATTTGGCTAACTCATTGCGTTCAGCATTTGAACTAGTTGGTTGTGAAGTGGAGCTTTCAGGAAGTTACCCAGGTTGGACTCCAAATGTAAACTCTGAAATATTAGATGTTTTAGTTGGTATTTACGAAAAACAAAATAACGAAAAGCCTAAAGTTGTGGCTTGTCACGCTGGTTTAGAATGCGGAATTTTAGGAACTAATTATCCAGATATGGATATGATTTCTTTTGGACCAACAATTCATGGAGCACATTCACCAGATGAAAGAGCAAGTATTTCTTCAGCCCAAAAATATTGGAAGTTTGTTTTAGAAATTCTAGAGAACATTCCAGTTAAATAATTTTTAGTCTAGTATACAGTCACAGTAATCAGTTATAAGCTGAAAACTGTGACTGTGACTAAAAATTAAATTTAGTCTCTTTTAGGACTATTTTTCTTTTCTCTCTTTTCCTCTTTCTTTTCTTTTGCAGTTTTAAGAGGTTCCTTTTTTTGCGTTTTCTTCGCGTCTTGACTCTTTGCCATGTATGGTTTTGTTAAGTTAATTTCTTTTTATATAAAAGTAAATATAGTGACTATTTTTATATGATTACTCTTAAAAAAGCTCTTTTTAAATATGTTGCTAAATAGGGTTCTTATTTAGGAGTTTGTCTATATACTTCTACTGAATCTTTAGCCAGTCGAATTTTAAGCCATGACTTTAATTTAGTATTCATCTCTTTGTCTAACTCTTTTTTGCTCTGGTATAAAACAACAGGTATTATCTTGGTATTTTGCGCGTTTTTATAAGAGTAGTTTCCAATAACTAGCGATGATATATATGGAAAAAGTACTTTCGACTCGTCTGTAATTTGCTCATTGTTAAATTGGTATTCAGCTAGTTGTTCTCGTAAGCTATTAATCATAATGTCTTTTTTATCCACTAGATCTTTACTAGAATTCATTTTGTTGAGGATGTCTCGACTTAAATTAAAAGTGTCTTGCTGAATTAATAGCTGTGTATTAGGTAAGTTATAGTCAATCAGTTTTTTGTTCAAATTGCTGATTTCCTCGTTGTTGAATTTTTTAGATAAAAAAGCAAGCTCTATTTTTTTAGGATTGCTATTGTATTCTACCTTTTTGTATATTATTGGGTAATTATGATCTGTAAATTCATTTTTGATAAAAACCTCTGTCTTTAAACGGTAGCTCTTTTCAACAAATAATTGGTATGCAAAATAGATGCTAGGTAAAATCATGAACATGATAAGTATAGTAATGCCGTATTTTACTTGTTTCTCACGTTTTAAATCCAGTTGTTGGGTAATAGGGTATTTCAGGAATTTTACGATTACAAAAGTTGCAATGCAAATAAACACACAGTTTATAGCGTATAAGTACATAGCGCCTAAAAAGTAGCCAATATTTCCTAAAGCTAAACTATAGCCAGCAGTACATAGCGGAGGCATTAAAGCTGTTGCTATTGCTACACCTGGAATTGGATTTCCTTTCTCAACTCTTGTTACCGCAATTACGCCAACTAAGCCACCAAAAAAGGCAATTAAGATATCGTATATGTTAGGAGATGTTCGAGCCAAAAGCTCAGATTGTGCCTCTTTAAAAGGGCTTGCGTAAAAATATAAAGTAGAGATTGCTAGACTTACAAATGTAGCAATCAGAAGATTTTTAATAGATTTTTTTACTAATTCAAAGTCATACATTCCAAGTCCAAAACCGGCCCCAACAATTGGTCCCATTAAAGGTGAAATCAACATGGCACCAATTATTACAGCTGTAGAGTTTACATTTAAGCCAACAGATGCAATAAGTATTGCACAAGCTAATATCCATAAATTAGAACCTCTAAAAGAGATGCTGCTGGTGATATTCTCAATTACTTTGTTTTTATTCTCTTCTCCTTTTTGAAGGTCTATGAAGTTTAGGACTTTGTTTATTTCTTTTTTCATAAGGAAAGGAGTTTGTTGAATGTTAAATTACAAATTTTATATTAGAATACTTGTAAAAGATAGTTGCGTTGTTTCAAAAAAAAATCCTCAGCTACTTTGGGTAGTGAGGATTGATTTTTATTGTTTTAAAGTAACTAATTACGTTTAAGTATTTTATATTGCTCATAACAACCGCTTATGGCGTCCATTATTTGTAAATCATTTGCACTTTGTATAAAAGAATCAGAATAGTTGCAACGTTTTAAAATCTCAGGGATCTCATCTTTGCTTATTCCAAGTAATACAGCTACGGTTTCTCTATCAAATTTTGATTCTAATAGATTACGAACAGTATCGTCTTTTTTCATTTCCTTGAGCTTTCTTAATTCCTTGGGGTTTTTTCCAAAAAAATTATAGAGGACATCCGTTGGGTTAAAGATTGATCCTAGTACTTTACCAAATGCATTAGGAGAGTATTCTCCTGCTTCATATCCTTGGGTTAATCCCGAAATACTATAACGGTAGTTTTCTTTTGCAGGAATCAATTTAGAATCAACTTCTAGGTACCCAGTTAAGTTAAAAGGGCGTATGATAACTTCTTCAAGAGCAATTGCTTTTTCAGTAAGCTGAATTTTCGTGACTTTATTTTTTAGCCAGTCATTAGTAACACGAATTCTCAAGGATTGAAATCCTAAAATAGAGAAGTGTAAAGTGTCATTTGGCTGAACGTCAATTTCAAAATATCCTTTTGCATCAGATGTAGCACCTCTTACTTTGTTAAGATTGATGATGTTTACGCTAGAAAGTGGGAGTTTTGTATTGTCGTTAACAATGTAACCAGATACGCGTTGAGCATGCTCAGTCTCTTGGGAAAACGCGGTCGTGGATAGTACTAAAAAAAAGAAGACTACAAAATATTTCATAAACTGATTTAAAACTCTAAAAGTAGTAATCAAGATTGAATATTTTGTAGTCTTCTAGTATAATTATAAGAAAATTAACAAAGAGAATTAATCTCTTCTTGGTCTTCTTGGTCTTGATGAATCACCAAAGCTTTCAGAGCGTCTAGGAGCTCTATCTGAACCACCTTCGTTTCTTGGAGCTGAGCTTCTGAAACCACCTTCTCTTGGAGCAGAGTTTCTGTCGCTTCTAAAGCCACCTTCTCTTGGAGCAGAGTTTCTATCGCTTCTAAATCCTCCTCCAGAACCTTCTCTTCTTGGACCAGAACTTCTTCCGCCACCGAAACCACCACCAGAATTTCTTCCGTTATGGTCACGTCTTCCACCACCGTCATTTTTAGAAATTTCAACATTAATTCTACGTCCTTCTAATTGAACGTTGTTTAATACTTCCATTACTTTGTCAGTGTGCTCAGGGTCAGTGTTAAAGAAAGAGAAACCTTCTTTTACGTCTACTTTGAAAACGTCATCACGACCTAAGTCTAATGTTTCTTTCAAGTAGTCTTTTAATGACATCCAATCAAAATTGTCTCTTGATCCAATGTTAACAAAGTATCTAGTTGCACCACCATTGTTATTTGGTCTTGCGCTACCGTCTCTGTCATCACGTCTGTCAGATCCAGATGATTGATTAGAGATATCTCTGTTCTTTTTGTAATAAGCAATAAAACGGTTAAATTCAACAGAAACCATTTTCTTGATTAATTCTTCTTTCGTAAGACCTTCTAAAACATTGTTAATAGCTGGAAGGTAGTTGTCAATTTCGTGATCAACTTCAGTATCTTTAATCTTGTTTGCTAAGTGCAATAATTGAATTTCGCAAATTTCGATTCCAGAAGGAATTGTTTTCTCTTCAAATTTTTGTTTGATGATTCTTTCAATTGAAGAAATTTTACGTAATTCACTTTTAGTAACAATTACGATAGAAGTTCCTAATTTTCCAGCTCTACCAGTACGACCAGAACGGTGATTGTAAGTTTCAATCTCGTCAGGTAATTGGTAATTTACAACGTGAGTAACATTGTCAACATCAATACCACGTGCAGCAACGTCAGTAGCAACTAGCATCTGAATTTGTCTTCCACGGAAAGATTTCATTACACCATCACGTTGTGCTTGAGATAAATCTCCGTGCAACGCAGCAGCGCTATATCCATCTTCAATTAATTTTTCGGCAACAGCCTGAGTATCTCTCTTAGTACGACAGAAAACTACAGAGAAAATGTCTGGATTAGCATCAGCTAAACGTTTCAAAGCCTCGTAACGATCACGTGCATTTACTAAGTAAAATTCGTGAGATACAGTTGAAGAACCTGAGTTTTTAGCTCCAACAGTAATTTCTAATGGTTCGTGCATGAATTGTTTTGCAATTCTAGCAACTTCTTGTGGCATAGTTGCAGAGAACAACCATGTGCTTTTTTCGTCTGGAGATGTAGATAAGATGTTTACGATATCTTCGTAGAATCCCATGTTTAACATTTCGTCAGCCTCATCAAGAATACAATAGTTGATTTGAGAAATGTTTACCAATCCTCTGTTTATCATATCTTGCATTCTACCTGGAGTAGCCACAATAATTTGTGCTCCTCTTTTTATGTCTCTAGCTTGTTCTGTAATACTTGCACCACCGTAAACTGCTACTACATTAATACCTTTTTCGTATTTAGAGTAGTTTTTAATTTCGTTAGTAATTTGCAAACAAAGCTCGCGGGTTGGAGATAAAATTAATGCTTGTGTATTTCTATTGTTGGCATCAATTTTCTGAATTAGCGGAAAACCAAAAGCTGCCGTTTTCCCTGTCCCTGTCTGAGCCAACGCAACCATATCTGTGTCTTTTTCCAATAATAGGGGAATCGCTTTCTCCTGTACTTCGGTCGGATTTTCAAATCCTAGATCTAAAATCGCCTTCAGTAACGATTCACTCAATCCTAATTGTTCAAATTTATTCATATGTATTTTTAAAATAGGGTGCAAAATTACTGTTAATTATTCAGATAAACTAATGCTATTTTAAGAATTGTATATTTATTATGATTTGATTATCAAACGGTTATGTTTGTGATTAAGTATTGTCTAATCATTTTTTTAGAAATTGTAGCAAAAAAGCGTCTTGAAATTTAAAATTTATGCTATAAAATGTTGCATTTTAAACAATTATTAAATTATGTTCAGAAAATCAATAAGTTGTTGTGTTGCTTTTCCGCGATGGCTAATTTCATTTTTGATGGTTAGAGGCAATTCAGCAAAAGTTTCTTCGTATCCTTCAGGTTGAAAAATCGGGTCATAGCCAAAGCCCTGACTTCCTTTTTTGCCCAAAGTAATGCTTCCATTGGCAATTCCTGTAAACAAATGTTGCTTTCCATTAAGGTTCAACGCAATTACAGTTTTAAAATTTGCATTTCGATTAGGAGCGTCAGTTAAGGCATCCAAAACCTTATTCATATTATCATCAGAGTTGCGTTGTTCACCAGCATATCTAGCCGAATAAACTCCCGGTTCTCCATTTAAAGCATTTATTTCAAGTCCCGTATCGTCAGCAAAACAATCGTAACCATATTTTTTAGTTACATAATCAGCTTTAAGAATAGCATTTCCTTCAATAGTATCTGCGGTTTCAGGAATATCTTCATGACAACCAATATCCTCTAGACTTAATATTTTGATGCTACCATTAAGTATGCTTTGTATTTCTAAAATTTTATTTTTATTGTTTGAAGCAAAAACGAGATTCATATATAATAGGTGTATAATTTAAAAAGAGGTTTATACAAAGTTACAATGTTTTCATGAAATTTTGAGCCTGTAGTATTTTTTATAGAGCTTTTTCTGCTGTTCACTTTATCTTTTAATAAAAGAATGTCATTCCTTCTAATCGCTATCAGAACAAGGCTAAAAAAGTAGGAGCTAGTAGCAACATAGATAAGTACTCTAGTGTTGTTGAGCTGATTTAGATTCGCTTCTGTAAAAAATCTTGTGTATGAAATGTAATTAGAGTATGTTTGAATTAATGATTTATCAACCCAACAAAAAAGATATGATTAAGAAAATAACACAAATTTTATCTGCTATTGCTATTGTACTGTTAGTAGTAAGTTGTAAAAATACCAAACAAAA encodes:
- a CDS encoding FAD-dependent monooxygenase, yielding MEKEYDVIIAGCGPTGATFANYFGKQNLRVLLFDKESDIIEYPRAVHIDEDVIRIFQELGLYEEMKKDAIKPFVNYSLVSKKDKLLFQFQPNSSISEDIPDCSWILQPEIEKHLRNGFLQYPNVTFLKETTWRDMNKKEDSVSLVLMDSQEQLIKVKAKFLIACDGGKSAIRKQMNIAVHDFGFKKEWFVIDTNYNGENVFSEDHKQYCDPDQPMTYVNGVKNHFRWEFMVSKKHAEFSDEMLAKTMIPKLASHFPIDDFEIIRKKKYVFHTLVAKEWRSGPVFLAGDAAHQMPPFLGQGMCSGIKDAKNLAWKIVSACTSFNVATNELLDSYYMERAPQVEKIIKLAAILGGFIQYSNPILASFRNGFLKLLNILPNKPIDALIEKHLYGLEVKNFSKSQHPLVGKRIPQPLIVLKNKRKVYFDELCGFHWVILFRSDCKIIPFNPSGTLKYIPVVENFSESSMGIKSQFFAKWMVENKVDFVVIRPDKFIFDIGKAKDYDKVIRNIDSYINKISAN
- a CDS encoding Crp/Fnr family transcriptional regulator; this translates as MMLKKISDIYPKLGDVMLNYKEFWSEMDFPPKQTVLKEGDISTMLYFVLKGSMRLSNNNNGDEITIQFFFENDFVTSFESFFKDTPSFFSLDTIEQCTVLAIRKEHWKIIMDENPCLKDSFFDFTSDRFINYIHHFLSYIKEKPEERYKNLLKNKSHILQRVPLQYIASYLGITTVSLSRIRARKNKNK
- a CDS encoding DUF3810 domain-containing protein yields the protein MKSKYILPLFLLLQIILLKIIPFFPEFIEKYYSTGLYLKIASFSRITLGWIPFSIGDCIYFALIVLFLKWIWISRKSWKLSWKDNLLTALSYLSIFYFLFHFLWAFNYYRVPLFEKMKIQKDYTDADLLDFTKKLITKTNSIHSLITKNDSLKVVFPYSQEQVFKINLNGYNNLATDHPYFTYSHSSVKKSLFSLPLTYMGFGGYLNPFTNEAQVNDLGPMYSFPMTTNHEMAHQMGYASENECNFIGFLASVKNDDLYIQYSGYSLALRYCLGILQVKDEKLFNQIIKTVHPGILKNYKESQDFWKQYETFIETGFHIFYDNFLKMNQQKDGMESYSKFVDLMVNYYKKKEL
- a CDS encoding NAD(P)H-dependent oxidoreductase, encoding MNYLIIFNHPYKGSYCNALLNAVQEGLKTAQHSMDLIHLDNEAFNPVMTAEDLKSFRDKKPSDAQVIAYQERLEKADYLVFIFPIWWELMPALMKGFIDKVIFPGLAYDYSNEKNTRMKPLLNNVKGVTVITTMNTPRYIYKWIFGNAIQKAFIRGIFWKLGYKNRKWISYNRVKMVSQNKRENWLEELERKFSRL
- a CDS encoding aminoacyl-histidine dipeptidase → MSQEIRNLEPKALWNKFADLNAVPRPSKKEERVIEFMKNFGTSLGLETFEDEIRNVIIRKPATPGMENRKAIVLQGHLDMVHQKNADTVFDFDTQGIDMYVDGDWVRAKGTTLGADNGLGVATIMAILESKDIPHPAIEALFTIDEETGMTGALNLKGGILQGQILLNLDTEEDDEIDIGCAGGIDVTATRTYNEEDVPEGSVGHIITVKGLKGGHSGMDIHKGLGNANKIMNRLLFDAFENFGLQVVEINGGSLRNAIPRESVAKVIISEMFDEAYIFDMQEIINDIKTEYKTTEPNLTIEIVKCDLPNKVMDLGVQEGIIRAIYAAHNGVYRMSADMADLVETSNNIARVIVKDGEIKIGCLTRSSVETSKFDLANSLRSAFELVGCEVELSGSYPGWTPNVNSEILDVLVGIYEKQNNEKPKVVACHAGLECGILGTNYPDMDMISFGPTIHGAHSPDERASISSAQKYWKFVLEILENIPVK
- a CDS encoding 3-oxoacyl-[acyl-carrier-protein] synthase III C-terminal domain-containing protein, encoding MDKKIILFNFKPILVGKLIDQRKLNQYTKFLYHHFQNQPVFSLIGEEEIATSFEFISDQVNKYSISPENISQRQILIFEEVAQFIENEMDSVSHLDYQFPDNLTNESGDLCIPKIGDRMQWFKEKMSYVFDEFYSKTDDAPENLVHVTCSGYASPSVAQEAVVKRKWETAQVTHSYQMGCYGAFPAIRTASSLISGSTTNGRVDVVHTELLSAHLNLTEFSISNTMICSLFADGFIGYSLLEEESFMNDDSIEEKVGLRILASHEVIIPDSLEDMSWDLGEFNFLMTLSKRVPVFIRKNIKSFLSTLCEKAGVNLEEEKYNMHFAIHPGGPKIIDYIVDEIGIFKEQAGWSYEILHRQGNMSSATVPHIFNEIINDPTIKQGTKIVAMAFGPGLTATALLVEKI
- a CDS encoding RNA polymerase sigma factor — encoded protein: MSDNLEHSFVVQLQANQNIIHKICRLYTANQDAHKDLFQEITIQLWKAYPKFRGDSKFSTWTYRVALNTAITLYRKTKRSIATVEFENHQHFIKEVDYNYEEEEQIKLMYKAVYQLNDIEKALVFMYLEDKDYQEIAETLGISEVNARVKMNRIKGKLKKILNP